aacaatttgccgacggccaagttgaatgtaagactacaacacccagcatgcaatgggactgacttgtgttgAAGTCGGaaattttgggctctgtaccccattctgaaattatccttattggacccctatacctcctgggcccccaagGACGAATGTCTCATTTtgcttcattaaaaaattttgcgaaacagcgaaaatttgaaaaagggcgaattttcacaaattcatttatttttttgactttttttccctGCACGTATTTTACTATTTTTCGGCTACTATTGGAAgcgcctcttggctagttttggggcTGGTTTCGTAGCCGAACGCTCCTGTGTTTTTAAACGGCATCAATTGTAGATGAACGTACATTTCGGTTTGGAAATGAAACAACATTGAGCAAGTGATTATCaatatgtgtttgttttgctGAAGCTTTGCCCTCAACGTTGTATCCGTTATGACTTGTTGGAATGTTTAAACGAATaaataacaattatttaaatACGACTATTAGCTTCTTGCCGTTTTATTTCTTTAGTAATGGCGTCTGTCTCCATTGCACGGGGAGCAAAAGTGCATGGGGGACCCCTATTGACGACTTCAGGGATCTGCACCAGTCACCAAACCCCAAATCAAAGATGCAGTTAGCTAAGAGACtttatatactacaggtatgggatccgttatccggaaactacTGATGTTTGGGCGGACCCAATACctgcgggttcgggccgacctcgcattCCTCTTTGCAGGTGAGGGGCGGGtgctggttgagctcttctcctccTATCCCTGCCCGCCACCTATAGCCGCActcctgcttgccccgccccttttgtgacatcatcggcggggtaTAAAAAAGGGACCTGGAAGTCGGATGTGAGCTGAGGGaggacgggttagggtcgggcAAAATCAGACCCGCACATCAATACCGGAAACCCGTGAGAGATCTgaaatacggaaaggccgtctctatttgatccaaatgtttaaaactgatttcctttttctgtgtaataataaaacagttgtttgaacttgatcccaactgagatataattatttatatttggcTGTAGCTACGGAGCCACAGACTGATGGGTGTCCTTGTCGGAGTCTCTGGTTCTGAAAGGGGCAGAATGCCTGTGTGGGTAGGAGAAACCGTTAAATTTAAAAGATTGCTCTCCAGCtgttacactacaactcccagaatcctcagcggGCTGGTGATGGGAGTCCAGGTGCTCATATTTTCAGAAGTAAACTCAACAAATAATGAGAGTCTACAGCAAATAGGCACATTCTTACTATAGAAAACCACTGGCCCGGGGTTTAAACACCCTGTAAAGGTTCACTGAATCCTGTTTGAATCTGAACAGGACAATCTGGTTTGGGGAGATTTCCtcgtcctttaaaggagacaaatgAAAAAgcctaattgtgtagccaattataaataatatatggagttgcttttatatggtgctaaaaattaatattctctttaaaaatagcccctttattagagctccctatagatgttcactggtccctgtttcaaatgaggggtgggcgtgtctaggaggggacagccaatcacagccctgcagtcacacaagcacagacaggcttcagttccctatcaggtcctgctagctgctgattggttcctgtcctacagtgcagtgagctgagtgcacagcctgggaattcagggagcagcaagtggaagagaagggagggattattatcggttttgcagaaatattcaataaatcagcctgaaacattacttttttaagctcaattcttctatatcttaatgagtataatgtactggtacattcttattttttacacaattgtCTCCTTTAATTCTTATGCCAAGCGGTCACAGAGCATTTAAAGGGAGTGGTTCAGCTCTAAGATCATGTTAAGTCTGTTACAGAACGGCCCATTCtaggaaacttttcaattggaaaattatttatttttttagagtttttgaattcattcttctgactctttccaactttcaaacgggggtcgctgaccccatcttttctattgctcatctttctattcaggcctctcctattcatattccagtctcttattcaaatcaatgcatggttgctaggggaatgtggaccctagcaaccagatacctgctgaaatctttcatctttctattcaggcctctcctattcatattcccgtctcttattcaaatcagtgcatggttgctaggggaattggtaccctagcaaccatacggCTGAATTTGCAatctggagagcagctgaataaaaagctaaatacgtcaaaacccacaaataataaaaaccaattgcaaattgtctcagaatatccctctctacttcatactgacagttaatttaaagggggacACCCACATTTAGAACCAGGTCTTTCCCGACCCCACAGGACAAGGACATCAGACAAACCCAAGCAGTTTATCTGCGCCACCACCGTAGTGACTTGGGGTTCAGCCAGGGGGACGATACAAAccaacaaaatggctgcttccagCCCAGCCAGCGACAGTTTCTGAGCGATAATTACGCACCAATAGGATGAGCCTAATGGCAGGAAGCTCCCCGCTCTCTCCCACAGCTCAACCTACGCGCTATAACCTCGCCCATTACAACTTCCGACTCTGACGCTCTGGTTTGTTGTCTCTATGTCGGCAGTACTTTCTTTCCCCCGTTGTCTCGTTGCCCCGGAGTCCCGGAAGTAAGTGCGAAGCGGAATGGCGGAAAGTCCAGCGGCTGAAGCGATTATTCTCCCAGGGGCTGCGGCAGGCGGCGGGGTCGTTCCTCATCTGAGCGGCCTCCAGACACCCGGGACGTCTCTTCTAACCACCTCCTCCGTGTGGGACCCCTCGGCCAGCGCTGACTGGGATAATGAGAGGGCTTCCACTCAGTGTGTGCTGCGGATAAAGAGGTGACAGAGGCTGGGGGAGGAGCCAAACAAATAGGGGTTCTCTCTCTCCCTGACAGGGGCCACATCCAATGGGAGGGACAGAGACTTCTGGGGGTTCACTGACTGATAACAGGGGCCACACATGGGGGAGGGGAGCATATCAATCAGGGGACACGTAGAAATGAGGGGGTTGATAGAGCTGTCAGTGCTGAATGTGAGGGGCCACATGTGGGGGAGGGGCATATACATTAGGGGGAGGGGCATATACATTAGGGGGTTCTCTGACACTGCAGGGTGACTGGGGCCACATCCAGTGGGAGGGACATAGGATCTGGGGGTTCACTGACTGATGTCAGGGGCCACATCTGGGGAGACGTAGAAATGAGGGGATTTATAGAGCTGACAGCGCAGGATGAGAGGGGCCACACGTGGGGGAGGGGGGCATACATTAGGGGGATCTCAGACAGAGCTGGCAGTGCAGGTGAAGTCATATAAATCTTGGGGTTCACAGGCAATGCAGGTGCCGTATAAAGCGGGGACGTCTGATGGGGCTGACAGCGCGGGATGCAAAGACTAAATCTAGGGGAGGGGGGCATATGAATCAGGGGGTTCTCAGAATTGGCAGTGCAGGAGGGTAGGTCCCACATCTGGGGGAGGGGGCATATAAATCGGGGTTCACAGACAGAGCTAACAACGCAGGATGACAGGGGCCACATGAGGATCTGGAGGGCATGTAAATAAGGGGGTTCACAGACCAATGGCAATGCAGCACGGCAGTGGCCACATCTGGGGGTGATGAGCatattaattagggatgtacAGTCAGAAGCATTTACAtgtaaaggtgtgtgtgtgtatatatgtactgtatgtactgtatgtatgtgtatatatagtgaataaagtaccccctcttgtaaaatataaggatattataagttaccgaggagtttcatgaccatataaaagtacgaggccgaaggccgagtgtatttatacaggtcatggaactccgaggtaacttataatatcctcatattttacaactgggggtactttatttattataatacacaaattttagtgagtcatgtgacagaaattacatcactactcaccgtttataactgatgacatcactactcaccgtttataaggatataatttacaagatattcatggcttttgtgtattatatatatatatatatgtactgtgtgtactgtgtgtatgtgtatatatgtatgtgtatgtactgtgtgtatgtgtatatatgtatgtgtatgtactgtgtgtatgtgtgtatatatgtactgtatgtatgtgtatatatgtatgtgtatgtatatatatatgtactgtatgtactgtgtgtatgtgtatatatgtatgtgtatgtatatatatatgtactgtatgtactgtgtgtatgtgtgtatgtgtatgtgtatatatatatatatatatgtactgtgtgtatgtgtgtatatatgtactgtatgtatatatgtatgtgtatgtatatatatatatgtatgtgtatgtgctgATTTATTGGAATGATTATTGGTGAGTGTGTGTTGGCCAATGACCTGAGCCAGTGTCTCTGTACAACGAGTATCACTCAGTTCCTTCATCAGTCAGGTTTGAACACTCACAAGCCAAACGAGTGGCTAATGAGAAAGTAAAGGGACCCTCTTCCTTCTGTGCCCAGTTATTACTGAGAATCCCTTTGGCCTGTTGCTTGAATGAAGGAATGTCCATGGGTTTGGGACAATGAAAGCGACTTCACTTTCCAGCTTCCTTGGTTCCCAAGAGCAGTTGTGGGAGGAGCAAAGTAAGGCCGTCCCCAGACAAGCCTCTGTATATATCAAGCTTCTCTTTAACTGGCAAACTGCATctgggaggggtttgtttatacacagCTCGTTGTCTCCATcaaaacaaacagacatataatgtttttttttttttaaatgaaagaatagGTAGATATTTTTAACCcaagattattttttattacctAAAGGAGAGTtaaagcccaaaaaaaatttgcctagaAATGTTGAATTTTACACTAAATGTGTCCTTAGCTCCTAATGGATTCTAATGCAGgatacactggtttctgtgctgccatgtcatTTCTCTCTTCATTGCTGATCAGCCACgtctaattatatatttatactgtggaTTGTTGTGACTTTGTGGTGAAGCTGGGAACTCCCTTCCTTGTTTCACAATCCCGTGTTCCTTTTACTTTCGTTTCATGTTTTTCAGCAAAGCTCAATAACCTCTCCCTTCCTTTCTCTTTTATTCTAGGGATATCATGTCCATTTATAaagagccgccccctgggatGTTTGTGGTGCCTGATCCTCACGACATGAcaaaggtagtgttttatttgAACTGGattctttaattttattattttatattgcattCAATATACATTCAAATATATGAATAGAAGCAACTTTACTGTGTCTCTGAGGCTCTCTGTTGTTTTTCCCCAGATCCATGCGCTCATCACTGGCCCGTTTGACACCCCTTATGAAGGTGGTTTCTTCTTGTTCCTGTTCCGCTGTCCCCCAGACTACCCAATACACCCACCCCGGGTTAAGCTGATGACAACGGGGAATAATACCGTGAGGTTTAACCCCAATTTCTACCGCAATGGCAAGGTCTGCCTGAGTATTCTAGGGTAAGTGCTGGCAGGCAGAAtattagtacaggtgtgggatccgtaatccagaaagctccttattAAAGAAAGGTTCTCTCCcatttttttacctgtaataataaaaccatgatCCCAATTAACAATTAATCtaaacaattaatccttattggaagcagaaccagtctattgggtttatttaatgtttacatgattttctagtagacttaaggtatgaagatccaaattaagaaaagatacgttatccagtaaaccccaggtcctgagcattctggataaccggtcccatacctgtatatgtttaattCACATATGCTGGGGACAACAGACTACAAATGTCATCAAGGGGATAGGGAGACTTAACTTATTTAGTGTCCCTGTACCCGTGACCCTGTGCTTTCCTATTTTGCCTCCTCCCCACAGTGGGGCTGTCAGGACATATCCCTTCATGCCCATTACTAACTCTCTAcaacattgatccccaaccactgaTCCCCCCCAACCactgatccccccccccaaccactgATCCCCCCCAACCACTGATCCCCCCCAACCACTGATCCCCCCCCAACCACTGATCCCCCCCAACCACTGATCCCCCCCCAACCACTGATCCCCCCCAACCACTGATCCCCCCCAACCACTGATCCCCCCCAACCACTGATCCCCCCCAACCACTGATCCCCCCCAACCACTGATCCCCCCCCAACCACTGAATATACATATTAAAGGTATATTGAAGTTTTCCTGCTAAATGTGGAATGTGTCACTATCCTTTAAATTTCTGCTTTAAAATGAAGATGCTGAATTTAGAGCAAAGCCTCTGTGATTAACGTGCTATTGAACCTTCAAAGTATTTGCATGAATTCCCTTTTCACATGGGAAAAATAATGACTTGGATTGACATTGCAGAACTTGGACAGGACCTGCATGGAGTCCAGCTCAGAGTCTGTCGTCAGTGCTCATTTCTATCCAGTCTCTCATGACGGAGAATCCCTATCACAATGAGCCGGGCTTTGAGCAGGTAAAAGCTTTTGTTTCACTGCGGCAGGATTGTTGGTTCTCATACTGGTGACTGACCCACCGTTTCACTTGCATTTTAAGGAGAGGCACTCGGGGGACAGCAAGAACTACAATGAGTGCATTCGGCATGAGACCATTCGGGTAGCGGTTTGTGAGATGCTGGAGGGCAAGTGCCAGTGTCCTGATGCATTAAGGTTTGTTGCATTTGCAGAAATGTGTATTTCTTACAGTGTTACAAAGTTTAGTATGGATaactgttgggtaaaaatgttattcccACCCAAAGGTGCTTGCTAATagagctaatagagcctgcaatCCAGttggggggtaacagtagttttttttaatttgcccccCCACCGGCGATAGGACACTTCATCCAGGGGGGAGTTCCTGGTGCAAGCGGCCTTGTAAAGCGCATGCACATAATGCGCTTCTGAATTCATGCACATTAGTTGcagcatttgctcattatgcacatgtgtgtgccccaatATAGCTGCTTGTGCCTGGAGCTCCCCCCCAGATAGGGTGGCCTAGCACTGACAGGGGGCaacataataaaagaaacaaatactgttaccccccaaccagagtgcaggctttattagctctattagcccacacctttggttggggatactatttttgcccaacagatgccctttaaggtaCAATCCGCTGTTGGGCaccttgttaaaggggttgttcacctttgagataactttaagtatgacgtagagagggatattctgagacaatttgcaattggttttcattttttatttaatgtttgagttatttagctttttattcagcagctcttcaatttgcatcttaagcaatctggtaactagggtctaaattcccctagcaaccatgcattgatttgaataagagactggaatatgaatcggagaggcctgagtagaaggatcagtaataaaaagtaacaataacattttttagatggggtcagcgacgcccatttgaaagctgcaaagagtcagaaaaaaaaggcaaataactataaaactataaaaaaataatgaaaaccaattgaagagttgcttagaattggctgttctataacataataaaggttaatttaaagacaaaccacccctttatgcaTATGGATAAACCTTCAAAGCCTTTCACTTCCCTACTTACATTTCTTTCTGCAGGACCCCCCCCCTGGCTATGGAAACTCTGTGCACTCATAGCTGAAAAATAATAAAGGCTGAGGGAGGCTTATCCTTCCAAATAAGAGATCAGCAGCTTTTCTAGAATTCCATTATAATTGTTGACACATACTCTAAATGAATTCCGCCAATATGGGTGCAAATAAGTTTTGGTGTCCGACAATGGTTTCTGCACATGGTCCCGCCACCTTTTGTGTCTGAATGGCGTCACTTGCTGCATGTGGAATTAATAATGGCATTTGTGTCTGATGTACAACCCACTAAGGAATAACTGCCATGCACCACTGCAGCACATTTACACCTATAGATGAAAGCTGCTCTGGTATCCTGGCGGTTGGAAATATAGAACATCCAAGGAACAGGCAGTTCTCCTCTGTTATAGTAGTGACCATGAAATaatcatttatattgtgtaagtATTGTCTATAGGCAATAACCATGACTACATTGACCATCTCTATTCTCTCTCTCATAGGAGTGTAATGGAAAAATCATTTATGGAATATTATGACTTTTATGAAGCAGTTTGCAAAGATAGATTTCACCTACAAGGGCAAAACATGCAGGTAATTTCTTTCTGGCCTGTAAGGGCACACGCTCACAtttggcgagattagtcgcccggcgacaaatctccttttcttcaggacgactaatcaccacccgaactgcctccagccatcgatttagattctagctggcgggaggcagttcgggtggtgattagtcgccctgaagaaaaggagatttgtcgccaggcgactaatctccccaaatgtgagcggagcgcttagttttctgtagtcgcctgaagtttcctcgtgaggcaactttgaaaaacaaagagttacaagtgccatccagccatcgatttagattctagctggcaggaggcagtttggggagattagtcgcccggggacaaatctcctcttcttcggggcgacatctccctaaactgcctcctagaatctaaatcactggcgggatggcacttgaagcgctttgttttccaacaaCAAAGCGCCCTATTGTCTGTGTTTATTGTCTTTGCTGCCGTTTCAGGATCCATTTGGAGAGAAGCGAGGTCACTTTGATTATCAGTCTTTGCTGAGCCGCCTGCAGACCATTCACCAGAGAGTGAGGGAGAAGCACCGGAGAGAGACTGTGGATATAGACTCTGACTCCAGCTCCTCAGAGACAGAAACAGACACACAGGGAAGCTCAAACCCTTAAATCTACGGGGACGTCACTGTGTAGCACTTGCTGTGTCCTCACTTCAGACTGTTATTTTAGCGAGTATCATGACAAGATAGGACCTTGTTGTTACACGGAGCCTCATTGCCTTGGATGCTGTACGGACGCAGCGAAGAGCGAACACTCTAATTGTTACGGAGACAATGGCGGGGGGATAAAGCTTTTGTGGAACGGATTCCGAATCATGGCATTTGGATTGCTCACCAGAGCTGCAGCACTTTGTTATAATATGAGATTCTTCTCTCCTCTCTGCAGAATActcatgtgttgctccccacaaGCCAAAGAGTTTGACGGTGGGAGAGCAGGATCCAGCCACGTGATCTCAAGCGCGCgacaaatgccttttttttttttttttgtcagatttgccagaatccactactttttaatttgctttt
The Xenopus laevis strain J_2021 chromosome 9_10S, Xenopus_laevis_v10.1, whole genome shotgun sequence DNA segment above includes these coding regions:
- the ube2z.S gene encoding ubiquitin-conjugating enzyme E2 Z, with amino-acid sequence MAESPAAEAIILPGAAAGGGVVPHLSGLQTPGTSLLTTSSVWDPSASADWDNERASTQCVLRIKRDIMSIYKEPPPGMFVVPDPHDMTKIHALITGPFDTPYEGGFFLFLFRCPPDYPIHPPRVKLMTTGNNTVRFNPNFYRNGKVCLSILGTWTGPAWSPAQSLSSVLISIQSLMTENPYHNEPGFEQERHSGDSKNYNECIRHETIRVAVCEMLEGKCQCPDALRSVMEKSFMEYYDFYEAVCKDRFHLQGQNMQDPFGEKRGHFDYQSLLSRLQTIHQRVREKHRRETVDIDSDSSSSETETDTQGSSNP